A part of Deltaproteobacteria bacterium genomic DNA contains:
- a CDS encoding HlyD family type I secretion periplasmic adaptor subunit, with product MERDDLDYMNVVDAALMRRGSRSAYLLSLAVFLLIAAFGIWAHYAVLDEVTRGMGQVIPSQHVQVIQNLEGGILEEIFVQENQIVNKGDVLVRLSNETAASRFRDAFAQSMQHKAAIARLEAEVKGVVPSFPKEIEKYDPQIIEDQKRIFKARREQLFLELNVLKSQYEQKLQEIAEMVSKKKKLQKTLKLAEEQVAIAKPLVEKQVYPRVDFISLQREVVSLKGDIRTLEISIPRARKEAEEIKRKQSHRIAEFKSKAADEINKRRMELRSLQEAITAGKDKVTRTDVRSPVRGTIKQIHMNTIGGVIRPGETIMEIVPLDDTLLIEAKIRPADIAFIRPRQKAMIKITAYDYSIFGGLEGTVEQISADTIQDERGENFYKVKLRTKTNALTYRGEKLPIIPGMTAKVEILTGRKSVLDYLLKPILKAKQNAFRER from the coding sequence ATGGAAAGAGACGATCTCGATTACATGAATGTCGTGGATGCGGCCTTGATGCGGAGAGGGAGCCGTTCGGCCTACCTGCTCTCCCTGGCCGTGTTCCTGCTCATCGCCGCCTTCGGGATCTGGGCCCATTACGCCGTCCTTGATGAGGTAACCCGGGGAATGGGGCAGGTCATACCGTCTCAGCATGTGCAGGTGATCCAGAATCTTGAAGGAGGGATCCTGGAAGAAATTTTCGTTCAGGAAAACCAGATCGTGAACAAAGGAGACGTGCTGGTCCGATTGAGCAATGAGACCGCCGCGAGCCGTTTCCGTGACGCTTTCGCCCAATCCATGCAACACAAGGCGGCCATCGCCAGGCTCGAAGCGGAGGTGAAAGGTGTCGTCCCATCCTTTCCCAAGGAGATCGAAAAATACGATCCTCAGATCATCGAGGACCAAAAGAGAATATTCAAGGCCCGCAGGGAGCAGCTTTTCCTGGAACTCAATGTCTTGAAATCCCAGTACGAGCAGAAACTTCAGGAAATAGCCGAAATGGTGAGCAAGAAGAAGAAGCTCCAAAAGACCTTGAAGCTCGCCGAGGAACAGGTGGCCATTGCCAAGCCCCTGGTGGAAAAACAGGTCTATCCAAGGGTGGATTTCATTTCCCTTCAAAGGGAGGTGGTTTCCCTGAAGGGGGATATCCGCACTCTGGAAATCAGTATCCCCCGGGCCAGAAAGGAAGCGGAAGAAATCAAGAGAAAACAGTCCCATCGTATCGCTGAGTTCAAGTCCAAGGCGGCCGATGAAATAAACAAAAGGCGGATGGAACTCAGGTCGCTCCAGGAGGCCATTACGGCGGGGAAAGACAAGGTCACCCGGACCGATGTCCGCTCCCCTGTGCGGGGAACCATCAAACAGATCCATATGAATACCATCGGGGGAGTCATCAGGCCGGGGGAGACCATCATGGAAATCGTCCCCCTGGATGACACCCTGCTCATCGAGGCGAAAATCCGCCCTGCGGATATCGCCTTTATCCGCCCGCGCCAGAAGGCCATGATCAAGATCACCGCTTACGATTATTCCATTTTCGGCGGCCTGGAGGGAACCGTGGAACAGATCAGCGCCGATACGATCCAGGATGAGCGGGGAGAGAACTTCTACAAGGTTAAACTCCGGACAAAGACAAACGCCCTTACATACAGAGGTGAAAAACTCCCGATCATCCCGGGAATGACCGCAAAGGTGGAGATCCTGACCGGGAGAAAGTCGGTCTTGGACTATCTCCTGAAACCGATCTTGAAGGCAAAGCAGAATGCCTTCAGGGAAAGGTAA